Proteins encoded by one window of Candidatus Zixiibacteriota bacterium:
- the nuoK gene encoding NADH-quinone oxidoreductase subunit NuoK, translated as MVPVSAYLIVAAVLFGIGTIGVLASRNMIILIMSIELMLNAANLALIAFSRALNVMDGHAFVFLVLTVAAAEAAVGLAMVLTVFRNRDSINIDRFNLLKW; from the coding sequence ATGGTTCCGGTTTCCGCATACCTGATTGTCGCGGCCGTGCTCTTCGGGATCGGCACGATCGGCGTGCTCGCCTCCCGCAACATGATTATCCTGATCATGAGCATCGAGCTCATGCTCAACGCGGCCAACCTCGCCCTGATCGCCTTCTCGCGCGCGCTCAATGTCATGGACGGCCACGCGTTCGTGTTCCTCGTGCTGACCGTGGCCGCGGCCGAGGCGGCCGTGGGACTGGCCATGGTGCTCACCGTGTTCCGCAACCGGGACTCGATAAACATCGACCGGTTCAACCTGTTGAAATGGTAG
- a CDS encoding alpha/beta fold hydrolase: protein MRVLLSPVWAVTAAVLLASAAAGTDLWKAAEVTYTTSQGLEMHGWLHLPAAASQPGRPLIALLPMMGTAHGAYDLFLDSLAARLRRDTTAATPTVLALDLRGHGASTRLHGKEISYKEMEPGDWAPAPGEVAEFIRRAARDHPEAIDSLNITLVGASIGANAAAIAAPMVPGVRGIALLSPGSDYRGLAPAEALKAFEGRVLICAAREDRYAAESAGRLAKVREGPVLRIFEGGEHGTNLIDRTPEAMSGLLDWLEE, encoded by the coding sequence ATGAGGGTTCTCCTTTCCCCGGTCTGGGCGGTGACGGCGGCCGTACTGCTTGCATCGGCGGCGGCCGGCACCGACTTGTGGAAAGCCGCCGAGGTCACGTACACGACCTCGCAGGGGCTGGAAATGCACGGCTGGCTCCACCTGCCGGCGGCGGCGTCCCAACCCGGCCGGCCGCTGATCGCGCTGCTGCCGATGATGGGCACTGCTCACGGCGCATACGACCTGTTCCTGGATTCGCTGGCGGCGCGGCTACGGCGAGACACGACGGCCGCGACGCCGACCGTGCTCGCGCTCGACCTGCGCGGCCACGGGGCCTCGACCAGACTGCACGGCAAAGAAATTTCGTACAAAGAGATGGAGCCGGGGGACTGGGCGCCCGCCCCAGGCGAGGTGGCCGAGTTTATCCGCCGCGCGGCGCGGGACCACCCGGAGGCCATCGACTCCCTGAACATCACGCTGGTCGGCGCGTCGATCGGCGCCAATGCCGCCGCGATCGCCGCGCCGATGGTCCCAGGGGTCCGGGGAATCGCGCTGCTGTCGCCGGGCAGCGACTACCGGGGGCTCGCACCGGCGGAGGCACTGAAGGCATTTGAGGGCCGCGTGCTCATCTGCGCCGCCCGCGAGGATCGCTACGCCGCCGAGTCCGCCGGGCGACTGGCGAAAGTGCGGGAGGGACCGGTGCTGCGCATCTTCGAAGGCGGCGAACACGGAACAAACCTGATCGACCGCACTCCCGAGGCGATGAGCGGGCTGCTCGACTGGCTGGAGGAGTGA
- a CDS encoding glutaredoxin family protein, which produces MNNVVMYTKEGCPYCAAARKHYAEQGIRFTEIDIHRTPGARDKVLALTGGEAIVPVIVDNGQVIKGFGGG; this is translated from the coding sequence ATGAACAACGTGGTCATGTACACCAAGGAAGGCTGCCCGTACTGCGCGGCGGCCAGGAAGCACTACGCGGAGCAGGGGATCCGCTTCACGGAAATCGACATCCATCGCACTCCCGGGGCCCGGGACAAGGTGCTTGCCCTGACCGGCGGCGAGGCTATCGTCCCGGTCATCGTCGACAACGGACAGGTCATCAAAGGCTTCGGCGGCGGCTGA
- a CDS encoding NADH-quinone oxidoreductase subunit M, whose product MENQILTYVTFFPLVGIVALLLAPKERHDTIKAVALIVAVITMLLSFFLWSMFDPMALGMQFEVDIPWITGLGIHYHLGIDGISLLLIALTTVLTVLAILASWNSITKGVKGYYLSMLLLQVGMIGVFVSLDLFLFYVFWEIMLVPMYFIIGLWGGPRRVYAAIKFVLFTMFGSLLMLVGILWLLFAYHGYSGEYSFDMLKLVEMPIGYRAQLLLFGAFALAFAIKVPLFPFHTWLPDAHVEAPTAGSVILAGVLLKMGTYGFVRICLPMFPDATVAYLPYIAVLSVIAIIYGALVAMVQRDVKSLVAFSSVSHMGFIMLGIFALNLQGLQGAIMQMVNHGVSTGALFLLVGMIYDRRHTRLIEEFGGLAKVMPAYSAIFMIVALSSIGLPFTNGFVGEFLILLGAFDRSYVYGTLAASGVIFAAAYMLWMYQRVIFGKVTNPANAQLADVDWREKIILIPLVIFIFWIGIYPKPFFERIEPAAQQVLTRVGRAQTVQLDDQFRVNLVPAVDISPRGDTITVGLGAPERGTE is encoded by the coding sequence ATGGAAAATCAAATTCTGACCTACGTCACATTCTTCCCGCTCGTCGGGATTGTCGCTCTCCTGCTGGCGCCGAAGGAACGGCACGACACGATCAAGGCGGTCGCGCTCATCGTGGCCGTCATCACCATGCTCCTGTCGTTCTTCCTCTGGTCAATGTTCGACCCGATGGCGCTGGGGATGCAGTTCGAAGTCGACATCCCGTGGATCACCGGGCTGGGCATCCACTACCACCTCGGGATCGACGGCATCTCGCTGCTGCTGATCGCGCTGACGACCGTCCTGACCGTTCTGGCCATCCTCGCCTCGTGGAACTCGATCACCAAGGGGGTGAAGGGGTACTATCTCTCGATGCTCCTGCTGCAGGTGGGGATGATCGGCGTGTTCGTGTCACTGGATCTCTTCCTGTTCTACGTGTTCTGGGAGATCATGCTGGTCCCGATGTATTTCATCATCGGTCTGTGGGGCGGCCCCCGGCGGGTGTACGCCGCGATCAAGTTCGTCCTCTTCACCATGTTCGGCTCGCTCCTCATGCTCGTCGGCATCCTCTGGCTGCTCTTCGCCTACCACGGCTACTCCGGGGAGTATTCGTTTGACATGCTCAAGCTCGTGGAGATGCCGATCGGCTACCGGGCGCAGCTCTTGTTGTTCGGGGCCTTCGCGCTGGCCTTCGCAATCAAGGTCCCGCTCTTTCCCTTCCACACCTGGCTGCCCGATGCCCACGTGGAGGCGCCGACGGCCGGCTCGGTCATCCTCGCGGGCGTGCTGCTGAAGATGGGGACGTACGGTTTCGTGCGCATCTGCCTGCCGATGTTTCCGGACGCCACCGTGGCCTACCTCCCCTACATCGCCGTGCTGTCGGTCATCGCGATCATCTACGGCGCGCTCGTGGCGATGGTGCAGCGGGACGTGAAATCGCTCGTGGCGTTCTCCTCGGTCTCCCACATGGGCTTCATCATGCTGGGGATCTTCGCCCTCAACCTGCAGGGACTCCAGGGCGCGATCATGCAGATGGTCAACCACGGCGTTTCCACGGGCGCCCTGTTCCTCCTGGTGGGGATGATCTACGACCGCCGCCACACGCGCCTCATTGAGGAATTCGGCGGGCTGGCCAAAGTCATGCCGGCCTACTCGGCCATCTTCATGATCGTCGCCCTCTCCTCGATCGGCCTGCCGTTCACCAACGGGTTCGTCGGCGAGTTCCTCATACTCCTCGGCGCGTTCGACCGCAGCTATGTCTACGGCACCCTGGCGGCCTCGGGCGTGATCTTCGCCGCCGCCTATATGCTCTGGATGTACCAGCGCGTCATCTTCGGAAAAGTCACCAACCCGGCCAACGCGCAACTGGCCGATGTCGACTGGCGGGAGAAGATCATCCTGATCCCGCTGGTCATCTTCATATTCTGGATCGGCATTTACCCGAAACCCTTCTTCGAGCGCATCGAACCCGCCGCCCAGCAGGTTCTCACGCGGGTCGGGCGCGCGCAGACGGTGCAGCTCGACGACCAGTTCCGGGTAAACCTGGTCCCGGCCGTCGATATCTCCCCGCGCGGCGACACGATTACGGTGGGACTGGGGGCCCCGGAGAGAGGTACGGAATGA
- a CDS encoding FAD-binding oxidoreductase, protein MRSHADAVIVGGGIIGLSVAFHLAREKYGRIIVLEKEQLLGTGATSKAAGGIRAQFSTKVNIEMSMLSEKLFRQFKEDTGSDALFDQVGYMFLLQTEAEVREFTKSYELQRSLGLPAVLLKTDEIPQYAPHIKLDGVRMATFCKDDGLGDPHEFLSGYEHAARRLGVEIAFESPVTGIQVESGRIRSVQTAAGRIDTPLVVNCAGPQSREVAAMAGAELPVDPIRRQIVTTGELSWVEPYFPMVVDVSSGLYFHKESKGMLFGWAKPGVKPSYDISVDPEYTDEILERTMIRIKDELLDEIAVANQWGGLYETTPDHHAVIGREPRVDGLFYCAGFSGHGFMHAPAAGVVTAEILTGKRPSIDIAPLAIERFAAGVAVEETNVI, encoded by the coding sequence ATGCGCAGTCATGCCGACGCGGTCATCGTAGGGGGGGGCATCATCGGCCTCTCGGTTGCGTTCCACCTCGCCCGCGAGAAGTACGGCCGGATCATCGTGCTGGAAAAGGAGCAGTTGCTGGGCACCGGGGCCACGTCCAAGGCGGCGGGCGGCATCCGCGCGCAGTTTTCCACCAAAGTCAATATCGAGATGTCCATGCTCTCGGAGAAGCTGTTCCGCCAGTTCAAGGAGGATACCGGCTCGGACGCCCTGTTCGATCAGGTTGGGTACATGTTCCTGCTGCAGACGGAGGCGGAGGTCCGGGAGTTTACGAAAAGCTATGAGTTGCAGCGCTCGCTCGGCCTTCCCGCCGTGCTGCTGAAAACGGATGAGATCCCGCAGTATGCCCCGCACATCAAGCTCGACGGGGTGCGGATGGCGACCTTCTGCAAGGATGACGGTCTGGGGGATCCGCACGAATTTCTCAGCGGCTACGAGCATGCCGCGCGCCGGCTCGGAGTGGAAATCGCCTTTGAGTCGCCGGTGACGGGTATTCAGGTCGAGTCGGGCCGGATCCGGTCGGTGCAGACGGCGGCAGGCCGCATCGACACCCCGCTGGTGGTCAACTGCGCCGGACCGCAGTCCCGCGAGGTGGCGGCGATGGCCGGGGCCGAGCTGCCGGTCGATCCAATTCGCCGCCAGATTGTCACGACCGGCGAACTCAGCTGGGTGGAACCGTATTTCCCGATGGTGGTCGACGTCTCGTCCGGCCTCTATTTCCATAAGGAGTCGAAAGGGATGCTCTTCGGGTGGGCCAAACCGGGCGTCAAGCCCTCATACGACATCTCGGTCGATCCCGAGTACACCGACGAGATCCTCGAGCGGACGATGATCCGCATCAAGGACGAGCTGTTGGACGAGATCGCGGTGGCCAACCAGTGGGGCGGCCTGTACGAGACGACCCCCGATCACCACGCGGTCATCGGCCGGGAGCCCCGGGTCGACGGCCTGTTCTACTGCGCCGGGTTCTCCGGCCACGGGTTCATGCACGCCCCGGCGGCGGGAGTGGTGACGGCGGAGATCCTCACCGGCAAGAGGCCGTCGATCGATATCGCCCCGCTGGCCATCGAGCGGTTCGCCGCCGGCGTGGCGGTGGAAGAGACCAACGTCATCTGA
- a CDS encoding NADH-quinone oxidoreductase subunit N has protein sequence MIDLTSAGIDFGLIGPETALLIAASVILLTGYLGRLGRFSPGLSLVGLSVALALAAASWGRQGSGFWGMVTNDNFGSAFKVIAAGTSILAQLMAQRWLAVKGYHRPEFYALLLLATMGMMVMANTTDLVVLFLGLELMSVPLYVMAGFAKRSLESNEAGLKYFIMGGFASAFLLMGIAFVFGAAGTTDLRRIVADFNFILSRSDAYMYAGAALILIGFGFKVAAVPFHSWVPDVYQGAPTPVTAFFSVGPKAAGFAALLRVFVFGFASMEALTDAFWVLAVLTMTVGNVLALRQSNIKRLLAYSSIAHAGYILVGLTAGGEDAISSALFYLIAYAFFNLGAFAIVTMLETRSGGKAEIDELPGMGRKHPYLAATLALFMFALSGFPPTVGFFGKFYIFSAAVKSGFLWLTVIGVMNSFLSVYYYLRLVKGVYFDAAAREFAPVTYTPALVVVLVVTAAGTLGLGFFPQQLLAFSQKALFAFL, from the coding sequence ATGATAGATCTCACATCGGCCGGCATTGACTTCGGCCTGATCGGACCGGAAACGGCGCTCCTCATTGCGGCGTCGGTCATTCTCCTGACCGGCTATCTCGGCCGCCTCGGCCGCTTCAGCCCCGGCCTCAGCCTGGTCGGCCTGTCCGTGGCGCTGGCCCTGGCGGCGGCTTCCTGGGGCCGGCAGGGATCGGGCTTCTGGGGCATGGTGACGAACGACAACTTCGGCTCGGCCTTCAAAGTCATCGCCGCCGGCACCTCGATCCTCGCCCAGCTCATGGCGCAGCGCTGGCTGGCGGTCAAGGGGTACCACCGGCCCGAATTCTACGCCCTCCTTTTGCTGGCGACCATGGGGATGATGGTGATGGCCAATACCACCGACCTGGTCGTGCTCTTCCTCGGCCTCGAGTTGATGTCGGTGCCGCTCTATGTGATGGCCGGCTTCGCCAAGCGCTCGCTCGAGTCCAACGAGGCGGGTCTCAAGTATTTCATCATGGGCGGGTTCGCCAGCGCGTTCCTGCTCATGGGCATTGCCTTCGTGTTCGGGGCGGCCGGGACGACCGACCTCCGCCGCATCGTCGCCGACTTCAACTTCATCCTGTCCCGCTCGGATGCCTACATGTACGCGGGGGCGGCTCTCATCCTGATCGGGTTCGGCTTCAAAGTCGCCGCCGTGCCCTTCCACTCCTGGGTGCCCGACGTGTACCAGGGGGCGCCGACCCCGGTGACCGCGTTCTTCTCGGTCGGGCCGAAAGCCGCCGGCTTCGCCGCGCTCCTGCGCGTGTTCGTCTTCGGGTTCGCCTCGATGGAGGCCCTCACCGACGCCTTCTGGGTCCTCGCGGTGCTGACCATGACGGTCGGCAACGTCCTCGCGCTTCGCCAGTCCAACATCAAGCGCCTGCTGGCGTACTCCTCGATCGCCCACGCGGGGTATATCCTCGTGGGCCTGACCGCGGGGGGAGAGGACGCCATCTCCTCGGCCCTGTTCTACCTGATCGCCTACGCCTTTTTCAACCTCGGCGCGTTCGCCATCGTCACCATGCTGGAGACACGCTCCGGCGGCAAAGCCGAGATCGACGAGCTCCCGGGGATGGGTCGGAAACATCCGTATCTGGCGGCGACTCTCGCCCTGTTCATGTTCGCGCTCTCCGGTTTCCCCCCCACTGTCGGATTCTTCGGGAAATTCTACATCTTCTCGGCCGCCGTCAAATCCGGATTCCTCTGGCTGACCGTGATCGGCGTGATGAATTCCTTCTTGTCGGTCTACTACTACCTGCGTCTGGTGAAGGGAGTGTACTTCGACGCCGCCGCGCGGGAATTCGCGCCGGTCACCTACACGCCGGCGCTGGTTGTGGTCCTGGTCGTCACGGCCGCGGGCACGCTCGGACTGGGCTTCTTCCCGCAGCAGTTGCTGGCTTTTTCGCAGAAAGCGCTCTTCGCGTTCCTGTGA
- a CDS encoding amidophosphoribosyltransferase, which yields MVEDVIHDHCGVCGVFGHSRAAELTYLGLYALQHRGQESAGIVTSDNGSIHYHKGMGLVSEVFANPQVLAGLTGGRAIGHTRYSTTGASSLINIQPFLITNRSRHLAIAHNGNLTNSTELRTKLDARGSIFQTTSDTEIILHLAARSRKRTRLEQVCDALARVKGAYSLLFLTEDTLIAARDPFGFRPLALGKYRKTWVVASETCAFDLIGARYVRDIEPGEVLEISAGGLKSLKPFAAQRHAMCIFEYIYFSRPDSKIFGENVDKIRRRLGRLLAREHPVEADIVIAIPDSANTAALGYAEESGIRFEIGLIRNHYVGRTFIDPGQQIRDLDVKVKFNPVRGVLYGRRVVVVDDSIVRGTTSKKLVAMIRGAGAKAIHFRVSSPPIISPCFFGIDMPTREELIGARMSVTEIEKYLKVDSLRYLSLEGMLSLKSLPDTTFCASCFSGKYPMAIPKINGKDRFDIKSSGRFGI from the coding sequence ATGGTAGAGGACGTGATACATGACCACTGCGGCGTCTGCGGGGTATTCGGTCACTCCCGCGCCGCCGAACTCACCTACCTGGGGCTCTACGCGCTCCAGCACCGGGGCCAGGAATCGGCCGGCATTGTCACCTCCGACAACGGCTCGATCCACTACCACAAGGGGATGGGACTGGTGTCCGAGGTCTTCGCCAACCCCCAGGTCCTGGCCGGCCTGACGGGCGGCCGGGCGATCGGCCACACCCGTTACTCGACCACCGGGGCCTCCTCGCTGATCAACATTCAGCCATTCCTGATCACCAACCGCAGCCGCCATCTGGCGATCGCCCACAACGGCAACCTGACCAACTCCACCGAGCTGCGCACAAAACTCGACGCCCGCGGCTCGATTTTTCAGACGACCTCGGACACTGAAATCATCCTCCACCTGGCGGCGCGGTCCCGCAAGAGGACGCGCCTGGAGCAGGTTTGCGACGCCCTGGCGCGGGTCAAGGGGGCCTATTCGCTGCTGTTTCTCACCGAAGACACGCTCATCGCCGCCCGCGACCCCTTTGGTTTCCGGCCGCTGGCGCTCGGCAAGTACCGCAAGACCTGGGTGGTGGCGTCGGAGACCTGCGCGTTCGATCTGATCGGCGCCCGGTATGTGCGGGACATCGAGCCCGGCGAGGTGCTCGAGATCTCGGCCGGCGGGCTGAAGTCGCTCAAGCCGTTCGCGGCGCAGCGGCACGCCATGTGCATTTTCGAGTACATTTACTTCTCGCGCCCGGACTCGAAAATCTTCGGCGAGAACGTCGACAAGATCCGCCGCCGGCTGGGGCGGCTGCTGGCCCGCGAACATCCGGTCGAGGCGGACATCGTCATCGCCATCCCCGATTCGGCCAACACCGCGGCTCTCGGCTACGCCGAGGAGTCGGGCATCCGCTTCGAGATCGGCCTCATCCGCAACCACTACGTGGGGCGGACTTTCATCGATCCCGGCCAGCAGATCCGCGACCTCGACGTCAAGGTGAAGTTCAACCCGGTGCGCGGCGTTCTGTATGGGCGGCGGGTGGTGGTGGTTGACGACTCCATCGTGCGGGGGACGACCTCGAAGAAGCTGGTCGCCATGATCCGCGGCGCCGGGGCCAAGGCGATTCACTTCCGGGTGTCGTCTCCGCCGATCATCTCCCCCTGCTTTTTCGGGATCGACATGCCGACGCGGGAAGAGTTGATCGGGGCGCGCATGTCGGTGACCGAAATCGAGAAGTACCTCAAGGTAGATTCGCTGCGCTACCTGTCGCTGGAGGGGATGCTGTCGCTGAAATCGCTCCCTGACACGACCTTTTGCGCCAGCTGCTTCTCGGGCAAGTACCCGATGGCGATCCCAAAAATCAACGGGAAGGACCGCTTCGACATCAAGAGTTCCGGGCGGTTCGGCATTTAG
- the nuoL gene encoding NADH-quinone oxidoreductase subunit L: protein MSDYLFLIPLLPLIGFVVNGLLLGRLRRPAVNAVACASVGGAFILSVLAFFELRALPPAMRMIEQTLFTWIPSGNFNVNIGFLLDPLSAVMILVVTGVGFLIHVYATGYMAHDPGFGRFFAYLNLFMFAMLTLVLADNFLLMFVGWEGVGLCSYLLIGFWYERQSAADAGKKAFLVNRIGDFGFLLGMFLIFWQVGSLHFPTVSEAAPAVFTAGGGLITAVCLLLFLGATGKSAQIPLYVWLPDAMEGPTPVSALIHAATMVTAGVYMIARTNVLYSLASDALLVVAVIGAATAFVAATIGLAQNDIKRVLAYSTVSQLGYMFLACGVASFTAGIFHLMTHAFFKALLFLGAGSVIHAMSDKQDMREMGGLRKHLPVTYATMLVATLAIAGIPGFSGFFSKDEILWKSFSSAHGHPLFWVIGFATAGLTAFYMFRLVFLTFFGKERMDQHTKDHLHEFPRSMTVPLVILAVLSVVGGYVGIPHVFGATNWFERWLEPVMAGGGGEAAPETVHASAGGYGTGMELALMGASVALVLLAIYGAHLFYRKRTELATRWRERLSGLHRLLVNKYYVDEIYLAVIVRPLVGLSMFLWKFVDVIVIDGLANGSAAAYQGLSEGVRRLQTGRVRSYATLFVLGVVLLVAYFAMDWGWKIKF from the coding sequence ATGTCGGATTACCTGTTTCTCATACCGCTTTTGCCGCTGATCGGCTTCGTCGTCAACGGGCTGCTCCTGGGCCGACTCCGCCGCCCCGCCGTCAACGCCGTCGCCTGCGCGTCGGTGGGCGGAGCCTTCATCCTCTCGGTGTTGGCTTTCTTCGAGCTGCGGGCGCTGCCGCCGGCGATGCGGATGATCGAGCAAACCCTCTTCACCTGGATCCCCTCCGGCAATTTCAACGTCAACATCGGCTTCCTGCTCGACCCGCTCTCCGCCGTGATGATCCTCGTGGTGACCGGCGTGGGATTCCTCATCCACGTCTACGCGACCGGCTACATGGCCCACGACCCGGGGTTCGGACGGTTCTTCGCCTACCTCAACCTGTTCATGTTCGCGATGCTCACGCTCGTGCTCGCCGACAACTTCCTGCTCATGTTCGTCGGCTGGGAGGGGGTCGGCCTCTGCTCCTACCTGCTTATCGGTTTCTGGTACGAACGGCAGTCGGCGGCGGACGCGGGGAAGAAGGCATTCCTCGTCAACCGCATCGGCGACTTCGGTTTCCTCCTGGGGATGTTCCTCATTTTCTGGCAGGTCGGGTCGCTCCATTTCCCCACCGTGAGTGAGGCGGCGCCCGCGGTGTTCACCGCCGGAGGCGGCCTCATCACCGCCGTCTGCCTCCTGCTCTTCCTTGGCGCGACCGGGAAATCGGCGCAGATCCCGCTCTATGTCTGGCTGCCCGACGCCATGGAGGGCCCGACGCCGGTGTCGGCGCTCATTCACGCCGCCACGATGGTGACCGCGGGCGTCTACATGATCGCGCGGACGAATGTGCTGTACAGCCTCGCCTCCGACGCCCTGCTCGTGGTGGCGGTCATCGGCGCCGCGACCGCCTTCGTCGCCGCGACCATCGGCCTGGCCCAGAACGACATCAAGCGCGTCCTCGCCTACTCGACGGTCAGCCAGCTCGGCTACATGTTCCTCGCCTGCGGCGTAGCCTCGTTCACGGCCGGCATCTTCCACCTGATGACCCATGCCTTCTTCAAAGCCCTGCTCTTCCTCGGCGCCGGTTCGGTCATCCATGCGATGAGCGACAAACAGGACATGCGCGAGATGGGCGGACTGCGGAAACATCTGCCGGTGACCTACGCCACCATGCTCGTCGCCACCCTGGCGATCGCCGGCATCCCCGGCTTCTCAGGATTCTTCAGCAAGGACGAGATCCTCTGGAAATCGTTCTCGTCGGCCCACGGCCACCCGCTGTTCTGGGTGATCGGCTTCGCCACTGCCGGTCTCACCGCCTTTTACATGTTCCGCCTGGTCTTCCTGACCTTCTTCGGAAAAGAGCGGATGGACCAGCACACGAAGGACCACCTCCACGAGTTCCCCCGGTCGATGACGGTTCCGCTGGTGATCCTTGCGGTGCTGTCGGTGGTCGGCGGATATGTCGGCATCCCGCACGTCTTCGGCGCGACCAACTGGTTCGAGCGCTGGCTGGAACCGGTGATGGCCGGCGGCGGGGGGGAAGCGGCGCCGGAGACGGTGCACGCCTCGGCCGGCGGCTACGGGACCGGGATGGAGCTTGCCCTCATGGGCGCCTCCGTGGCCCTCGTGCTCCTGGCCATCTATGGCGCGCACCTGTTCTACCGCAAGCGGACGGAGCTGGCCACCCGCTGGCGGGAGCGCCTCTCCGGTCTGCACCGCCTCCTGGTCAACAAGTACTACGTCGATGAGATCTATTTGGCCGTGATCGTCCGGCCCCTGGTCGGGTTATCGATGTTCCTGTGGAAGTTCGTGGATGTGATCGTGATCGACGGACTCGCCAACGGCAGCGCTGCGGCCTACCAGGGCCTGTCCGAGGGTGTTCGCCGCCTCCAGACCGGCCGCGTCCGGAGCTACGCCACGCTCTTCGTGCTCGGCGTCGTCCTCCTGGTCGCCTACTTTGCAATGGATTGGGGATGGAAAATCAAATTCTGA
- a CDS encoding chloride channel protein, with amino-acid sequence MKPLRVTSRILKRFLESPTEILIVLSVFVGLVTALGALAFRALIDFANHLFFGLTDQVLTKSLGAGSFKWWLPIVPALGGLIVGAIVLRFAAEARGHGVPEVMNAVARLGGIIRPRVAAVKTIASAICLGSGGSAGREGPIVQIGSALGSTIGQLFRMSGDRIKILVGCGAAAGISSVFNAPIAGVIFTLEVVLGDFALATFSPVIISSVVASVVTRSVLGANPAFAVPTFALVSGWEMPLYALLGVLLGGVGFVFTRMMVACEEFFEKMAIANWLKPALGGLLLGGIAVFFPQVLADGYGTIRLTLQGEMALWLMAALVFLKILATSLTLGSGNSGGIFAPSLFIGAGAGGAFGAVAERLFPAATAPPGAYALVGMAGMVAAATHAPITALLIIFEMTSDFRVILPLMVVVVFAALVARRLYPHSIFTAKLIRSGIDIRGGRDVNVLRSHRVAEVMSREFETVDISASLHDILVKIEESRESYFLVMDRREVLRGVISFQDIRAVLSQRTLDRLVIARDIVHEEVVTLGTDDTLERAFQLFSARGLRLIPVVDGGPGERVVGVLRREDLVDFYNARLLETLRR; translated from the coding sequence ATGAAACCGCTCCGCGTCACGAGCCGGATCCTCAAGCGGTTCCTGGAGTCGCCGACCGAAATCCTGATTGTGCTCTCGGTATTTGTCGGGCTGGTTACGGCTTTGGGGGCGCTGGCCTTTCGGGCCCTGATCGACTTCGCCAACCACCTGTTCTTCGGTCTCACCGACCAGGTGCTGACCAAAAGCCTCGGGGCGGGGTCGTTCAAGTGGTGGTTGCCGATTGTCCCGGCCCTCGGCGGCCTGATCGTGGGGGCGATCGTGCTCCGGTTCGCGGCCGAGGCCCGGGGCCACGGTGTGCCCGAAGTGATGAACGCCGTCGCCCGGCTCGGAGGTATCATTCGGCCCCGCGTCGCAGCCGTCAAAACGATCGCCTCGGCCATCTGCCTCGGGTCCGGGGGGTCGGCCGGACGGGAGGGACCGATCGTCCAGATCGGTTCGGCCTTGGGGTCGACGATCGGTCAGCTCTTCCGCATGTCGGGCGACCGCATCAAAATCCTGGTGGGGTGCGGGGCGGCCGCCGGCATTTCCTCGGTTTTCAACGCCCCCATTGCCGGCGTGATTTTCACCCTCGAGGTCGTCCTCGGGGATTTCGCGCTCGCCACCTTCTCCCCGGTGATCATCTCCTCCGTCGTCGCCTCGGTGGTGACCCGTTCGGTCCTGGGCGCGAATCCCGCTTTCGCCGTGCCCACCTTCGCCCTCGTCTCGGGCTGGGAGATGCCCCTCTACGCCCTGCTCGGCGTGCTCCTCGGCGGGGTTGGTTTCGTCTTCACGCGGATGATGGTCGCCTGTGAGGAGTTCTTCGAGAAAATGGCAATCGCCAATTGGCTCAAACCCGCATTGGGGGGACTGCTCCTTGGCGGAATCGCCGTCTTTTTCCCGCAGGTGCTGGCCGACGGATACGGGACGATCAGGCTGACGCTGCAGGGTGAGATGGCGCTCTGGCTGATGGCGGCGCTGGTCTTTCTCAAAATCCTGGCCACCTCGCTCACTCTCGGGTCGGGCAACTCCGGGGGGATCTTCGCCCCGTCCCTGTTCATCGGCGCCGGCGCCGGGGGAGCGTTCGGCGCGGTCGCCGAGCGCCTCTTTCCGGCCGCGACCGCCCCTCCGGGCGCGTACGCCCTGGTGGGGATGGCCGGGATGGTTGCCGCGGCCACCCACGCCCCGATCACCGCCCTCCTGATCATTTTCGAAATGACCTCCGACTTCCGGGTCATCCTGCCGCTCATGGTCGTCGTCGTGTTCGCGGCGCTCGTCGCCCGCCGGCTCTACCCGCATTCGATTTTCACGGCGAAACTCATCCGGAGCGGCATCGACATTCGCGGCGGCCGCGACGTCAACGTCCTGCGCTCCCACCGCGTGGCCGAGGTCATGTCCCGCGAATTCGAGACGGTGGATATCTCGGCCAGCCTCCACGACATCCTGGTGAAGATCGAGGAGTCGCGGGAGTCCTATTTCCTCGTCATGGACCGTCGGGAGGTGCTCCGCGGAGTGATTTCATTTCAGGATATCCGCGCCGTGCTGAGCCAGCGCACGCTGGATCGCCTGGTCATCGCCAGGGACATCGTCCACGAGGAGGTCGTGACCCTGGGGACCGACGATACGCTCGAACGGGCCTTCCAGCTCTTTAGCGCCCGCGGCCTCCGGCTGATCCCGGTGGTCGATGGCGGACCGGGGGAGAGGGTGGTGGGCGTGCTGCGGCGGGAAGACCTGGTCGATTTCTACAACGCGCGTCTGCTCGAAACCCTCCGCCGGTAG